The following proteins are co-located in the Rattus norvegicus strain BN/NHsdMcwi chromosome X, GRCr8, whole genome shotgun sequence genome:
- the Nbdy gene encoding negative regulator of P-body association: MGDQPCASGRSTLPPGNTREPKPPKKRCVLAPRWDYPEGTPSGGSTTLPSAPPPASTGLKSHPPPPEK, encoded by the coding sequence ATGGGGGACCAACCTTGTGCCTCCGGGAGATCCACGCTCCCACCAGGAAACACGCGGGAACCCAAGCCTCCAAAAAAGCGCTGTGTCCTGGCTCCGCGGTGGGATTATCCTGAAGGGACTCCCAGTGGAGGTAGTACCACTCTCCCCTCGGCGCCTCCTCCGGCATCTACTGGACTCAAGTCGCACCCTCCTCCTCCGGAGAAGTag